The genomic region TCTCTCTCCTTTATCGTTTATCAATTTTTTTAGATAGGATATCTCCTGCAAATTGGAAAATAAACACAATAATGACAATAAGTACAGTACATGCAAACACAACATCAAAATCCCAGGCCTGGAACCCTTTCCGGTAAGCTAAGTCTCCTAAACCACCGGCACCGATAGCTCCTGCCATGGCTGTAAAGCTAATTAAATTAATAGCTGTTACCGTTAAGCCTGAAATTAAAGCGGGCATAGATTCCGGCAGAAGAACCTTAAATACGATATGTCTCGTTTTAGCCCCCATTGCTCTTGCTGCTTCAATGACCCCCTTATCCACCTCCTTAAGTGCAATTTCCACTAGCCTTGCATAAAATGGTGCTGCCCCTATGATAAGGGCTGGTAAAGCTGCCTTTGGTCCTC from Virgibacillus sp. MSP4-1 harbors:
- a CDS encoding methionine ABC transporter permease, coding for MLRELFPNVVMEDLKVATNETLYMTGISVLGTLILGILLGLLLFMTDRKGILNRSLNFITATIVNVFRAIPFIILILLLFPFTDWLMGTIRGPKAALPALIIGAAPFYARLVEIALKEVDKGVIEAARAMGAKTRHIVFKVLLPESMPALISGLTVTAINLISFTAMAGAIGAGGLGDLAYRKGFQAWDFDVVFACTVLIVIIVFIFQFAGDILSKKIDKR